From a region of the Myroides sp. JBRI-B21084 genome:
- a CDS encoding DUF456 domain-containing protein, with protein MEFLILIISLLLVLVGVVGSFLPALPGPPLCWVGLLVLYTTKGIAFNYWLLGLTLLATIVIVVLDYVIPAQGTKRFGGSKYGIWGTNLGLLVGLFFPPFGFIIGPFVGAFVGELLFDQNNINRAFKAATGSFIGFLASTFMKFVFSVILLGIYIHTVYTNWSIWF; from the coding sequence ATGGAATTTTTAATACTTATTATAAGTTTACTATTAGTTTTAGTAGGTGTTGTTGGAAGCTTTTTACCCGCATTACCTGGTCCACCACTTTGTTGGGTAGGTTTATTAGTTTTGTACACCACAAAAGGTATCGCTTTTAATTATTGGTTACTGGGGTTAACTTTATTAGCCACAATTGTTATTGTTGTGCTAGATTATGTAATACCTGCTCAAGGTACCAAACGTTTTGGCGGCAGTAAATATGGTATTTGGGGTACTAATTTAGGATTATTGGTAGGTTTATTTTTTCCTCCTTTTGGATTCATTATTGGCCCGTTTGTGGGTGCTTTTGTGGGCGAATTATTGTTTGACCAAAACAATATAAACCGTGCATTTAAAGCAGCAACAGGTTCATTTATAGGTTTTTTAGCTTCAACCTTTATGAAATTTGTATTTAGCGTAATTTTATTAGGAATTTATATACATACGGTTTATACCAATTGGAGTATTTGGTTTTAA
- a CDS encoding lysylphosphatidylglycerol synthase domain-containing protein, whose translation MKFLSSKIKQFLVLLLKILVVGLAFYFIKNQLATKEFNWNLIQDTLQKPKAWFLVLLLLILTFLNRFLEILKWQNLAKTVEKISIWQSTKQVLIGITFGIVTPNGIGEYAGKAWFYNKKFAGTIVFLNAVCNGIQVLFAVTFGILGTFYVNALHPFIPSNYIYLFLGVLIVLIIFLRLFKNLSIKGYSLQTILNNLQQIPKKTHRKNMFLALMRYLVLVHQYFILYTLFNVQIPYLTLLAVVASIYLLASSLPNFQAIDFALKGSVAIYLFSFFGVNSWVVTLVAALIWLLNLVIPISLGSILLLLFNPKRVQKQQVS comes from the coding sequence ATGAAATTTTTATCTTCCAAAATTAAACAATTCTTAGTACTTCTACTTAAAATATTAGTGGTTGGTTTGGCTTTTTATTTTATTAAAAACCAACTTGCAACAAAAGAGTTTAATTGGAATTTAATTCAAGATACTTTACAAAAACCAAAAGCTTGGTTTTTGGTTTTACTATTGCTTATTTTAACCTTTTTAAACAGATTTTTAGAGATTTTAAAATGGCAAAACTTAGCCAAAACAGTAGAAAAAATAAGTATTTGGCAAAGTACCAAACAAGTTTTAATTGGCATTACCTTTGGGATTGTAACCCCAAACGGAATTGGCGAATATGCTGGAAAAGCATGGTTTTACAACAAAAAATTTGCTGGAACCATTGTGTTTTTAAACGCTGTTTGCAATGGTATTCAGGTGCTTTTTGCGGTTACTTTTGGTATTTTAGGTACGTTTTATGTTAATGCTCTTCATCCGTTTATTCCATCTAATTACATTTATTTATTTTTAGGAGTTCTTATTGTGTTAATTATATTTTTACGATTGTTTAAAAATTTATCCATTAAAGGCTATTCGTTACAAACTATTTTAAACAATTTACAGCAAATCCCTAAGAAAACACATCGTAAAAACATGTTTTTAGCGTTAATGCGTTATTTGGTTTTGGTACATCAATATTTTATTTTGTATACCCTATTTAATGTACAAATACCATATTTAACACTTTTGGCTGTTGTAGCAAGTATCTATTTATTAGCATCAAGCTTACCCAATTTTCAAGCAATTGATTTTGCCTTAAAAGGTAGTGTTGCCATTTATTTATTTAGTTTTTTTGGTGTAAATAGTTGGGTAGTTACTTTAGTTGCAGCTTTAATTTGGTTGCTAAACTTGGTAATTCCTATAAGTTTAGGCAGTATTCTTTTGCTGCTTTTTAATCCAAAACGGGTTCAAAAACAACAGGTAAGTTAA
- the ruvC gene encoding crossover junction endodeoxyribonuclease RuvC, whose translation MANERIILGIDPGTTIMGFGLIKVVKNSMEFIQLNELNLAKLTDPYLKLQRIFERTIELIDTHHPDEIAIEAPFFGKNVQSMLKLGRAQGVAMAAGLSRQIPVTEYEPKKIKMAITGNGNASKEQVAKMLQQLLQLKELPKNLDSTDGLAAAVCHFFNSGKKIQGKSYTGWEAFVNQNSNRIVKK comes from the coding sequence TTGGCTAACGAACGAATTATATTAGGTATTGATCCCGGTACAACAATAATGGGATTTGGATTGATTAAAGTTGTAAAAAATTCTATGGAATTTATACAACTTAACGAACTTAATTTAGCAAAACTAACCGATCCTTATTTAAAATTGCAACGTATTTTTGAACGAACCATTGAATTGATAGACACACATCATCCCGATGAAATTGCTATCGAAGCACCTTTTTTTGGTAAAAACGTTCAGTCAATGTTAAAATTAGGTAGGGCGCAAGGTGTTGCTATGGCTGCAGGTTTATCGCGACAAATTCCAGTTACCGAATATGAGCCAAAAAAAATTAAAATGGCAATTACAGGTAATGGAAATGCAAGTAAAGAGCAAGTTGCTAAAATGTTACAACAACTTTTGCAATTAAAAGAATTACCCAAAAACCTTGATTCTACCGATGGTTTAGCAGCAGCTGTTTGTCATTTTTTTAATTCAGGAAAAAAAATTCAAGGCAAAAGTTATACTGGTTGGGAAGCATTTGTAAATCAAAATTCTAACCGAATTGTAAAAAAATAA
- the hemW gene encoding radical SAM family heme chaperone HemW, translating to MAGIYIHIPFCKQACFYCDFHFSTSLKKKNEMITALQNELFLRKDEILQPIETIYFGGGTPSVLLNTEINLLIDTVYKLFNVVENPEITLEANPDDLTFERIKALSETKINRLSIGIQSFFDEDLKMMNRAHNANEAWNCLIEAKKYFNNISIDLIYGIPNMSLNRWKQNVQKAIDLNIPHISSYALTVEAKTALATLIKNGKIPTPDDGLAHEHFLVLIEMLENAGFMHYELSNFGKPNYFSKNNSAYWLGKKYLGIGPSAHSFNGENRSWNIANNSLYINTIQQNKLPNEVEVLTLNDRYNEYVMTGLRTIWGVSLEKIKSDFGTDYLTYLLKNAEVFLTNEKLMIKDNILKTTLKGKFFCDGIASELFWVD from the coding sequence ATGGCGGGTATTTATATACATATTCCTTTTTGTAAACAAGCGTGTTTTTACTGCGATTTTCATTTTTCAACATCGTTAAAAAAGAAAAATGAAATGATAACTGCCTTACAAAATGAACTTTTTTTACGGAAAGATGAAATTTTACAGCCAATTGAAACCATTTATTTTGGCGGTGGTACACCAAGTGTGTTGTTAAACACCGAAATTAATTTATTAATTGATACGGTTTACAAATTGTTTAATGTAGTTGAAAACCCTGAAATTACGCTAGAAGCAAACCCCGACGACTTAACTTTTGAACGAATTAAAGCTCTTTCGGAAACTAAAATTAATCGATTAAGTATTGGCATACAATCGTTTTTTGATGAAGATTTAAAAATGATGAATAGGGCACACAATGCCAACGAAGCTTGGAACTGTTTAATTGAAGCTAAAAAATATTTCAACAACATTTCTATTGATTTAATTTATGGAATACCAAATATGTCGTTAAATCGTTGGAAACAAAATGTGCAAAAAGCCATTGATTTAAATATTCCACACATATCAAGTTATGCATTAACAGTTGAGGCTAAAACGGCATTAGCCACTTTAATAAAAAACGGAAAAATACCTACACCAGATGACGGTTTAGCGCATGAGCATTTTTTAGTTTTGATTGAAATGCTTGAAAATGCTGGATTTATGCATTACGAATTATCTAATTTTGGTAAACCAAATTATTTTTCTAAAAACAATTCTGCGTATTGGCTAGGTAAAAAATATTTGGGGATAGGGCCATCGGCACATAGTTTTAATGGCGAAAACCGTTCGTGGAATATTGCTAATAATTCATTGTATATTAACACTATTCAACAAAATAAATTACCTAATGAAGTTGAAGTTTTAACATTAAATGATAGGTATAATGAATATGTTATGACTGGTTTGCGAACTATTTGGGGGGTATCTTTAGAAAAAATTAAATCTGATTTTGGAACCGATTATCTAACGTATTTATTAAAAAATGCTGAAGTTTTTCTTACAAATGAAAAGTTAATGATTAAAGACAATATTTTAAAAACAACTTTAAAAGGTAAATTCTTTTGCGATGGTATTGCAAGTGAATTATTTTGGGTAGATTAG
- a CDS encoding cyclase family protein codes for MKTTIHHNNKTYEIDLSKPIDISLPIQNNNQNPIAWYLNQPEINPVVMGDFVGSVASGKSSTNFNNILFNPHGHGTHTECLGHITKDFYSINQTLKTFFFTAELISVEPELIGDDLVITKNQIQNVLQNKSSEALIIRTLPNSIDKKHKNYSNTNPAYLSEEAAVFIREIGVEHLLIDLPSVDKEVDEGKLVAHKAFWNVKNINVVNADARFNCTITEMVFIDSEIADGLYVLNLQIASFENDASPSKPILYKVL; via the coding sequence ATGAAAACTACAATTCACCATAACAATAAAACATACGAGATTGATTTATCAAAACCCATTGATATTTCGTTGCCTATACAAAATAACAACCAAAACCCTATTGCTTGGTATTTAAATCAACCCGAAATAAATCCGGTTGTTATGGGCGATTTTGTAGGCAGTGTAGCTTCGGGCAAATCGTCAACAAATTTTAATAATATTTTATTCAACCCGCACGGTCATGGCACACATACCGAATGTTTGGGACATATAACTAAAGATTTTTATTCCATTAATCAAACCTTAAAAACCTTTTTTTTTACTGCTGAATTAATTTCTGTTGAACCTGAATTGATTGGAGATGATTTGGTAATCACAAAAAATCAGATTCAAAACGTATTACAAAATAAATCATCTGAAGCTTTAATTATCAGAACGCTTCCAAATTCAATCGATAAAAAGCATAAAAATTATTCCAATACCAATCCGGCTTATTTATCTGAAGAAGCTGCTGTTTTTATCAGAGAAATAGGTGTTGAACACTTATTGATTGATTTGCCAAGTGTGGACAAAGAAGTTGATGAAGGTAAATTAGTGGCACATAAAGCCTTTTGGAATGTGAAAAATATAAACGTAGTAAATGCCGATGCCCGTTTTAACTGCACCATTACCGAAATGGTTTTTATTGACAGTGAAATTGCAGACGGCTTGTACGTTTTAAACCTACAAATTGCTTCGTTTGAAAACGATGCTTCGCCAAGTAAACCAATACTTTACAAAGTTTTATAA
- a CDS encoding energy transducer TonB: MKNLFLVVVFIFCAIKTNAQIIEATPTIPTNEYVDLLTEKFIIPDSIKQKYANADLNLTIVLTITKEGSVFNPRIKNDSLQLTSNLKKAFETLPKWNPKTENGNAITALKAFNLAIFIPDTKNNITTNAKPVDGNENFYRQFIKKFNVPYQINQDEIKILVRFIIEKDGSISNIAILGSNEPKLNNEVIRVLKTMPKWKPATANGLPVRSDFKFPIMIKVRNQKDLDYYKKQFLQ, from the coding sequence ATGAAAAACTTATTTTTAGTTGTTGTTTTTATTTTTTGCGCAATTAAAACGAATGCTCAAATTATTGAAGCAACGCCAACAATACCAACAAACGAGTATGTAGATTTACTCACCGAGAAATTTATTATTCCAGATTCAATCAAACAAAAATATGCGAATGCTGATTTAAACCTAACCATTGTATTAACCATTACAAAAGAGGGTTCGGTTTTTAATCCACGTATAAAAAATGATTCTTTACAGTTAACTTCAAACTTAAAAAAAGCTTTTGAAACCTTACCTAAATGGAATCCTAAAACCGAAAATGGCAATGCAATAACTGCTTTAAAAGCTTTTAATTTGGCTATTTTTATTCCAGATACAAAGAACAATATAACCACAAATGCTAAACCAGTTGATGGGAATGAAAATTTTTACAGGCAATTTATTAAAAAATTTAATGTGCCCTACCAAATAAATCAAGATGAAATTAAAATACTTGTAAGGTTTATTATTGAAAAAGACGGCAGTATAAGTAACATTGCAATTTTAGGCAGCAATGAACCTAAATTAAATAACGAAGTGATTCGTGTACTTAAAACAATGCCAAAATGGAAACCAGCTACAGCAAACGGATTACCTGTACGCTCAGATTTTAAATTCCCAATTATGATAAAAGTTCGTAATCAAAAAGATTTAGATTATTACAAAAAGCAGTTTCTACAATAA
- a CDS encoding dipeptidyl-peptidase 3 family protein produces the protein MKFSQLTIISLTVALLTACNKENKMQHEAQRIDSLKNIQFVPEQFADVQVLKYDIPGWEKLTLKEKKLVYYLAQAGYSGRDIFWDQNYRYNLKIRTALENIYTNYKGDKTTDNWKKFEIYLKRIWFSNGIHHHYSNDKIKPGFPQTYLQKLLKETKTNLSSSIIEILFNDVDAKKVNLNEAKGFVQGSAVNFYGKGLNAADVEKFYASMPQPDSLRPLSFGLNSKLVRTESGKIEERVWRSGGMYGAAIDKIIFWLEKAVKVSENKEQAEALNILIDFYKTGDLKKWDDYNVAWVKATEGNIDYINGFIEVYNDPLGHKASYESTVQIKDFDMSAKMEVISKSAQWFEDSSPLMPEHKKKNVVGVSYKTVIVAAESGDTSPATPIGVNLPNADWIRAEHGSKSISLGNIIDAYNKAGGGDKLKEFAFDQNEINLSLRYSELADKLHTALHEVIGHASGQLNSGIGTPKETLKSYASTLEEGRADLVALYYLYDKKIQDLGLVDDYKKLGMTAYNDYIRNGLMTQLVRIEPGSDIEEAHMRNRQWVSAWVFEKGKSENVIEKVVRDNKTYFKINNYERLHGLFGELLRETQRIKSEGDYKAAKNLVETYGVKVDKKLHTEVLARTKKFNTAPYRGFVNPVLVPVTNEKGEITDIVVTYPKTFAEQMLYYAKNYNFLPLEN, from the coding sequence ATGAAATTTAGTCAACTTACAATTATATCATTAACAGTAGCTTTGTTAACAGCATGCAATAAAGAAAACAAAATGCAGCACGAAGCACAACGAATTGATAGTCTTAAAAACATACAATTTGTACCAGAGCAATTTGCCGATGTACAAGTTTTAAAATACGATATACCCGGTTGGGAAAAACTTACCCTTAAAGAAAAAAAATTAGTGTATTATTTAGCCCAAGCGGGTTATTCTGGGCGCGATATTTTTTGGGATCAAAATTACAGATACAATTTAAAAATACGTACCGCTTTAGAAAACATCTATACTAATTACAAAGGCGATAAAACCACAGATAATTGGAAAAAATTTGAAATTTATTTAAAGCGCATATGGTTTTCAAACGGCATTCATCATCATTATTCAAACGATAAAATAAAACCAGGATTTCCGCAAACCTATCTTCAAAAATTACTTAAAGAAACTAAAACCAATTTAAGCAGCAGTATTATTGAAATATTGTTTAACGATGTTGATGCTAAAAAAGTAAATTTAAACGAAGCTAAAGGCTTTGTGCAAGGTTCGGCAGTTAATTTTTATGGCAAGGGATTAAATGCTGCCGATGTAGAAAAATTTTATGCCAGCATGCCTCAACCAGACAGTTTACGTCCTTTATCATTTGGATTAAATTCAAAATTAGTTCGAACAGAATCGGGTAAAATTGAAGAACGCGTTTGGCGCAGTGGCGGTATGTATGGTGCTGCCATTGATAAAATTATTTTTTGGTTAGAAAAAGCCGTAAAAGTATCTGAAAACAAAGAACAAGCCGAAGCTTTAAATATTTTAATTGATTTTTACAAAACCGGCGATCTAAAAAAATGGGACGATTACAACGTTGCTTGGGTAAAAGCAACCGAAGGCAACATTGATTATATTAACGGTTTTATTGAAGTATATAACGATCCATTAGGACATAAAGCATCGTATGAATCTACCGTACAAATAAAAGACTTTGACATGTCTGCTAAAATGGAAGTCATTTCTAAAAGCGCACAATGGTTTGAAGACAGCTCGCCTTTAATGCCTGAACATAAAAAGAAAAACGTAGTTGGTGTATCGTACAAAACAGTTATAGTTGCTGCCGAAAGTGGCGATACTTCACCTGCGACTCCTATTGGTGTAAACTTACCTAATGCCGATTGGATTCGTGCCGAACACGGTTCTAAATCAATTTCGTTAGGAAATATTATAGATGCATACAACAAAGCAGGTGGTGGCGATAAGTTAAAAGAATTTGCTTTTGACCAAAATGAAATAAACCTATCATTACGTTACAGCGAATTAGCCGATAAATTACACACCGCTTTACACGAAGTAATTGGACATGCATCGGGCCAATTAAATTCTGGTATTGGAACACCTAAAGAAACCTTAAAAAGCTACGCATCAACTTTAGAAGAAGGCAGGGCAGATTTAGTTGCCTTATATTATTTGTACGATAAAAAAATACAAGATTTAGGCTTGGTGGACGATTATAAAAAATTAGGAATGACTGCCTATAACGATTACATTCGCAATGGTTTAATGACGCAATTGGTGCGTATTGAACCAGGTAGCGATATTGAAGAAGCACATATGCGCAACCGTCAATGGGTTTCGGCTTGGGTGTTTGAAAAAGGTAAAAGCGAAAATGTTATTGAAAAAGTGGTTCGTGATAACAAAACCTATTTTAAAATTAACAATTACGAACGTTTACATGGACTATTTGGCGAATTATTGCGCGAAACACAACGTATAAAATCAGAAGGTGATTATAAAGCAGCTAAAAACTTAGTGGAAACATATGGTGTAAAAGTTGACAAAAAGTTACATACTGAAGTTTTAGCGCGTACCAAAAAATTTAACACAGCACCTTATCGTGGTTTTGTAAACCCTGTTTTAGTACCTGTTACTAACGAAAAAGGCGAAATTACCGATATTGTAGTAACTTACCCTAAAACTTTTGCTGAGCAAATGCTGTACTACGCTAAAAATTACAACTTTTTACCTTTAGAAAATTAA
- a CDS encoding pseudouridine synthase, producing MNPLEIIYQDNYLVAINKPHDLLVHQSPIARNAEEFAVQLLRDQINQKVYPVHRLDRKTSGVLLFALDKDTNRNLVEQFTNKSTQKKYWAIVRGFCADELTIDYALHRDDGVLQDAVTIIKTLEKTEIDLPHGKHQTSRYSLIQAEPLTGRMHQIRKHMAHILHPIIGDRPHGCNKQNKLWLEKFDMKTMLLHAYTLTFQHPNTKQTITLTAKPSQVFTNVYKQLHFKTPFL from the coding sequence ATGAATCCACTCGAAATAATTTACCAAGATAACTATTTGGTTGCCATTAACAAACCGCACGATTTATTGGTTCATCAATCACCAATTGCCCGAAATGCCGAAGAATTTGCTGTACAACTTTTACGCGACCAAATAAACCAAAAAGTATATCCAGTACATCGGTTAGACCGAAAAACGTCGGGCGTTTTACTTTTTGCTTTAGATAAAGATACCAACCGAAATTTAGTAGAACAATTCACCAATAAATCAACACAAAAAAAATATTGGGCAATTGTACGCGGCTTTTGTGCCGATGAATTAACTATTGATTATGCGCTACATCGTGACGACGGTGTTTTACAAGATGCTGTTACCATAATAAAAACGTTGGAAAAGACTGAAATTGATTTACCTCACGGCAAACACCAAACATCGCGTTACAGTTTAATACAGGCCGAACCTTTAACGGGACGAATGCACCAAATACGCAAACACATGGCACATATTTTACATCCAATTATTGGCGACAGACCTCATGGCTGCAACAAACAAAACAAATTATGGTTAGAAAAATTTGACATGAAAACCATGCTTTTACATGCATACACACTTACTTTTCAACATCCAAACACAAAGCAAACTATTACTTTAACCGCAAAACCTTCACAGGTTTTCACAAATGTTTATAAGCAGTTACACTTTAAAACTCCTTTTTTATAA
- a CDS encoding superoxide dismutase, with the protein MAFELPNLPYSYDALEPHIDAKTMEIHHSKHHQAYTNNLNAAIEGTDLAGKSIDEIIKNLDLNNKAVRNNGGGFYNHNLFWEVMAPNAGGQPTGDLAAAINDAFGSFDAFKDTFAKAGATQFGSGWAWLCVKNGKLEVCATANQDNPLMPGIGCEGTPILGLDVWEHAYYLNYQNRRPDYINAFFNVVNWDAVAKKYADAK; encoded by the coding sequence ATGGCTTTTGAATTACCAAATTTACCTTATTCTTATGACGCTTTAGAGCCGCATATCGACGCTAAAACAATGGAAATTCACCACTCTAAACACCACCAAGCTTATACAAATAATTTGAATGCAGCAATTGAAGGTACTGATTTAGCAGGAAAATCGATTGACGAAATCATAAAAAACTTAGATTTAAATAACAAAGCAGTTCGTAATAACGGCGGTGGTTTTTACAACCATAATTTGTTTTGGGAAGTTATGGCACCAAATGCTGGTGGCCAACCAACTGGCGATTTAGCTGCAGCTATTAACGATGCTTTTGGAAGCTTTGACGCTTTTAAAGACACTTTTGCTAAAGCTGGTGCTACACAATTTGGTTCGGGCTGGGCATGGTTATGTGTTAAAAATGGCAAATTAGAAGTTTGTGCTACTGCAAATCAAGACAATCCTTTAATGCCAGGTATTGGTTGCGAAGGTACACCAATTTTAGGTTTAGATGTTTGGGAACACGCGTACTACTTAAACTACCAAAACCGCAGACCCGATTATATTAACGCATTTTTTAATGTTGTTAACTGGGATGCTGTTGCTAAAAAATATGCAGACGCTAAATAA